In the Veillonella criceti genome, ATAGCTACTGAAGGTGCTAGAAACCATGGATTATTAAATCTATCTCCTCGTGATTTTTTAATACAACTCTTAGCTTTCCACAAAATAAAAATGAACAAAAAAATATAGCTAGTCTAATTAATTACTTAGAAAAAACAATTGAACTTCACCAGCGTAAGCTTGAATCTTTAGAAAAAATAAAAAGTAGATATTTACAATGTTTATTTCCTGAAAAGAAACAAACAAATCCGATAATAAGATTTAGTGGTTTTAATACAAATTGGGAACAGCGTAAGTTAGGGGACGTATGTATTATTAATAATGGAAAAGACTATAAACATTTAAATAAAGGTACAATTCCTGTTTATGGAACTGGCGGAGTATTGACAAAGGTTAATTCTGCTTTGTCATATGATAAGGATGCTGTTGGAATTGGCAGAAAAGGCACTATTAATAAGCCTTTTATTTTAAACGCTCCTTTTTGGACTGTTGATACTTTATTTTATGTAATTCCCAATAAATATATTTCACTCTA is a window encoding:
- a CDS encoding restriction endonuclease subunit S yields the protein MRFSGFNTNWEQRKLGDVCIINNGKDYKHLNKGTIPVYGTGGVLTKVNSALSYDKDAVGIGRKGTINKPFILNAPFWTVDTLFYVIPNKYISLYFLFILFQQIKWNKLDESTGVPSLSKENIKVVNIKLPSKSEMIKISKFIFLLDKKIELHQSKLEALKKIKSIYLRYLFPEKG